AAGGTGCTGAACACCTTTTAGGTCATGGAGATATGTTATATCTTAAGCCAGGCTTAGGAGCACCCATGAGAGTACACGGAGCTTTTGTTGATGATGATGAAGTTCATAGAATAGTTGAGTCATGGAAATCTTATGGAGAACCTGAATATATTGAGAGTATTACAAATACGGCTGATGATGAAGGTGGAAATAATCAAGGATCTGACGAATCAAGTGAAGATCCTTTATATAATGAAGCTGTTGAGATTGTAATAAAAACCCAAAAAGCCTCAATATCAGCTGTCCAAAGAAAATTAAAAATAGGCTACAATCGCTCTGCTAGATTAATGGAAGAAATGGAAGAAAATGGAGTCGTTTCCGAAATGAATTCTAATGGTATGAGAGATGTACTAATAAAGAGAGAGTCCTAAATGAAAAAGATAGTCATTCTTATACTTTTAATCTTTTCGATAAATATTGGTTTAGCTCAAAGCAGTACTGAAAGCCTAATTTATAAAATACAAAATATTCATTCTATGTCTGCAAATTTTTCACAAACTTTAATAGATGGGCAAAATAATAGCAATATTACAAGCCAAGGAAGCATGTTCTTAGAAAAGCCATCTTTCTTTAACTGGACAACTACCAGCCCCAATAACCAAGAAATTATCTCCAATGGAAAGAGTCTTTGGTTTTATGACGCAGATTTAGAGCAATTAGTAATTAAAAATCTGTCAAATGATATAGCTCAAGCACCTTACTTAATACTACTATCAAAAAATAGTGAAAATTTAGACACTCTATTTAAAGTTAAAGCAAATAAAGATAATAGCTACACTTTAAAACCCAAAGATAATGACAGCATAATAAATAATATAAAAATCAAGTTTGACGATAATGATAATCTTAGATCATTAGACATCAGTACATCATTACATCAATACACTAAGATCGAATTTTCAAATGTTGAGACGAATATAGAAATTAGTAAAGATAAATTTAAATTTTCTGCTCCAAAAGGAACAGACATAATTAATGAAACAAAGAATTAATTATCTAAAAAACTAGTTTCTTTCCTAGGCTCTCTTTTATGAATATTCCTATGTTTTAGAATCTCTTTCTTTTGAGAAGCTGATTTTTGAGGATTATTCTTATCAAATTCAGTAAGAAGAATATCTGCATCACTAACGTATTGTCTATTTTTTTTGTTATCAAATAAATGTAACATCTTAAAAAGAATCTTGTTCATTAAAGCCTCACTATACAATTTAACTTGTAGCCCTTAGTTAATTATACTAAACTAAACATCAAAGTCACCTACAAAATACCTTAGTCTAAGCATCAAAAATGGGTTTAAGTCAGAAGCCAAAAATCATTGGCGTATTTTTAATGTTTCTAAGTATAACAATGCTTACACCCATTGGCATAGACTATATATATGATGAAGGAAATTCTACACCTTATATAACTAGCTTTTTATTAACTTTCACATCTGGTTTTATTTGTTGGTTTATAGCTAGAAAATCTACAAAAAAACTCACAAATAGAGATGGTTTTATAATTGTTGCTCTAGTTTGGCTAATTGTAACTATATTTGGTGCAATCCCTTATATGATGTTCCCAGATCTAGGTCTACCATTTACTAAAGCAGTTTTTGAATCAACCTCAGGATTTACAACAACTGGAGGTACAGTTATTGTAGGATTAGATAATCTTTCACATAGTATCTTATTCTATAGACAGCAGACTGAATTTCTTGGTGGTATGGGTATTATTGTATTATCTGTGGCTATATTACCATTACTTGGTGTAGGTGGCATGCAACTATACAAAGCTGAGATATCAGGACAGTGGAAAGATGAAAAACTAGCCCCAAAGATTTCTAGTACAGCAAAAGCTTTATGGTTTGTTTATATCTTATTTACCATTCTATGTTTTTTTTCCTATCTAATCGTAGGATTAGATCCTTTTGATGCCATATGCTATACATTCTCAACAGTTTCAACAGGTGGCTTTGCTCCATCTGATGCCAGTATGACAGACAAATCTAATGGTGTCCTATTAGTATGTATGATTTTCCTATTTTTAGGAGCCACGAGCTTTAAAGCACACTTTATTGCATTAACAAGATTTAAAATTAGTCACTATTTTAAGAATGTAGAATTTAAAGCCTACTGTTATTATTTATTTTTTGCAGCTTTCATTGTTGCTATAACACTAATTGCCAATACCAATGATATCTCACAAATTCCTAAAATAATTTGGAATAGTGCCTTCCAAGTTATTGCGATAAGCTCTAGCTCAGGATTTGTATCTGATACCAATTATTATTTATGGCCCTCTTTTCTTCCTGTAATGCTTATGTTTTTAGCGATTATTGGTGGTTGTGGTGGTTCAACTGCAGGAGGCTTAAAAATGATAAGAGCAATCTTATTCAAAGAAAAAGCCGTCCTAGAAGCTAAAAGAGTAATACATCCTCAAGGGGTTTTTTCTGTTAAGCTTGGTGACATACATATTTCCGAACAAGCACTAAATCGAGTTTCTGGCTATATTTCTGTATATGTAATAATTTTTGCTGTTGGCTGGTTAGCTTTAATAGGATGTGGTCTTGATATGGCGACATCTTTTTCAACCATTGCAACAACACTATCAAATGTTGGACCAGGACTTGGTGATATTGGATCAAATTTCAGCAAGCTAACTGATAATGCTTTATGGATATGTAACTTTGCCATGATAGCAGGACGTTTAGAAATATTTACATTATTAGTTCTATTTATTCCAGAATTCTGGAGAAAATAAATTAAAATACTGAGGCTTCAGCAAGATAAGAAAGATTTCCGACTATCTTATATTTATGATTACTAACTCTTATATTAGCCTTATAGTCAATATTTGAGTATTTTCCATCACACTGAATCTTTATAAGAGATTTATCTAATAAATAAGCGGTAAAACTTCCTGTCTCAGATATACTTGATTGATCAGATGGTGTTTTCATATAAATAAATTTACACCCTTTATTATCAGCTATATATAAATCAACATCAAATGGGGTAGGATCTCCAGAAGCTATATTATCAATATCACTAGGCACTTGCTTAAATCCATAAACTTTATATGCTTGTTTTATAGTTTTCTCATATCCATGACCAAGATCTTTGATATCTACAGTACTTTCAAGATTAGGATTTGTTGCTGTACATCCAGATAGAAATAGTAAAGCTAATAATATATTTTTCTTTGAACTTAATTTCATAACGAATGATTTCTTTTAAATTAAATAATACACAAAAATACAGATCAATTTAAATATTAAGATTAATTAACATAATATCCCAATTATTTATACAGCAAATCGAATATAAACTATTCGTTTTCAGTGTTCACATCTTCCTGATTTTGTTGTTTTTTATGCTCATAGTAATCTTTCATACTAAGACCTTTTGCTCTAAATTCAGCCTTTTCTGCAATCTCATCAACTCTTCTTTTTGAATATTCAATATGCTCAGGAGCATAATCCTCTACTGGCTGCCCCTGCAGATTAAACCTCTGTTTTAACTCAAAAACAGCTTTATGATAGCGTGTATCACCAACATATCTACGAAGAACGTTTCTTAAAACCATTTTATCGATAGGTGCAAAATGTTCATTTTGATAAATTAATTCTATATCTTCACTTATACCTATTTTTAGAGGTTTTTTATTTATAGGACCAAAACAGTTAGGAAAGCGAGTACATAACCATTTGAATAATCTAGCTTCTTCTTTCTGTCTTTCTTTCTCAACATCTATAGAAATCACCAATTCTTCAACATCATTAAGACTAGGGTTTTGCAATTCTTTTATTACATTATTGCTTATTCTATGTCCATATTGTGGAATTCTTATAAAGTCTTCAGATTTCGATATCTCAGCATTTTTTTTAGGAGATTTTATTTGTTCCCTCTTAACATCTTTAGCCTTAGATATATTCTTATCTCTAGCCTGCCTCATTCTTGAAGTTTTTTCTTCAATCTTAGATGAACCACCAAGTAGTGACTGCAATAACGAAAAATCGTTTAATTTATTTCTTCCTTCAGACATATCTTAATTTTTATTCACTTTTAGCCGGAATTTCATATAAAATTCCTTAAATATTATTTAGATAATATCGTACTATAAAAATAGTATAATAAGCAAGATATAATATTTATTAACAATTATTTTTTAATTTTATTCCTTGACAAAAAACTAATTTTTACAGATAATATGCTACATCTTTTGTGGCTATGTAGCTCAGTTGGTTAGAGCACAGCATTCATAATGCTGGGGTCGCAGGTTCAAGTCCCGCCATAGCTACCACTAATTTTATCTTTAAATTCAATACTTTTAGCATACCATCTGCTAATAAACTCAAGATTCGATAAAATATGATAGATAAGATATAGGTAGCAGTTCGCCTATGTTTTCTCATCACTATAGAACTTTTCAAATCTCTGATTTAGATGACCGCTAGGTTATATAAATCTTTTACAATAGTGTTTCTAAGTTTAATATATAGTACCAATTCCAACTTGAGATAAAGCTCCATTATACATTTCAAGCAGTTCAACTGTCATATACTCTTCTACAGAATGATTTATTTATTTTCTGTTGAAATGAGCCTTCTTTAATATATTCATAGTTTGCTATTGCCAGCCTTTGCTCTTTATTAAAGTTCATTGCCTCAAGTTGTTGAGGACTAAAGTCATCTACCGTTTTGCCTTCAGGTAAACCTAAGTCTAAAATCTTTCCTTGGCTTGCACTATAATATTTTGTACCACCTGTAGCTATTGAAACATTCTTACCTACTGTATCTAAATAATGTAAATCTGCTTGCTTACCACTAGCAATATCAGCATTTACTTTTTGAAAAAATTGATCAACAGCTGCTACTAAACCTTGTGTCTCAAATGTACTTCTTACATCATTTCTTAAATCTGTATCTATAACCACATGAGTTGATGAATCATCTGAAGATCTTTCTGATAAGCCTTGTTCTTTTAATTTAGATCCTAAAAAGTTATATCTTTTTGTCCAATTTCTGGGTCTGTCACATAATTAAGTACATTTTCCAACATGTCATTATCTAAATTAATCATGCTTTACCTCCTTTATTATACTATTTAAAAACTCTCTTGATTCTTTAAGCTTATTATTCAACTCTTTCTCTTTAATATTTATTAGATCAATATATAAGCCTAATCCCACATACATAGACTTATAATTTCCTTTATATCTCTTAAACTTATAATATCTACATCCAACAGTATTGTTTTTCTTTGAAAAGCAATAAAGATACATACTATTGCTACTAAAAATATAATTTTGATAATTATCTGATTCCAATAATCCTAAGAATTTGGATAAAGATTCTTCATGTGTATACCCAAGATCTTCATTAAGAATACGATTATCTGCAGTATTAACTACTCCACCAGAGAAATATACAGTATCAGAGCTATTAGGAATATTTTCCAATTTAACATAAAATTTAGTCTCACAAATACTACCTCTACAATACTTTCTTTTAAAATCATCTGTTAGCATCTCACTTTTAACATTCGATACTTTATACTCAACATGATCTTTAGCTAATTCATAAGGCTTATAATAAACAGTATATGTTTTCACTGCCTTCAGCATAAAATAGTTATAAGCTGGTGGTACAAATAGCATTGCTAATAAAAGCAAAATGTAAACTATAAAAAGTCGCTTGGTAGCTTTTATTACTTTATTAAAGTCATATCTCACAAATAGAAAATGCAATATCAAAAAACAAAGATAATAAATACTAAACCAAGCCAAAATAAAATATGCTATTGTTGAAGCAACTTCTTCTCCTGCCCTAAATGATCCAGCTATAACATTCAAAAATGGCATTACAAAACCAAATACCGCAAAATTCACTACGTAACAAACTACTAATGTACTAACTAAAAGTGCTGCTCTACTATAGATCTTCTTATTTTCCACGTAATGTAAACAAAGCATAAATACTATGCTAAAAAAAAGAATACCTACTGCAAAATATATGAAGAAATACCATGTATAGTCCTCTAAGATGAAATTACCATAGTAACTAAATAGGCTAACGATAAATTTTGTTTTCTTAAGAATATAAAGTAAAAAGCCAACGACTATAAAGCTCGAGATATAAAGACCCCAAAGACCTCCTCCCTCATCTACTTTATATTGAGTAAATTTTTTAGCTAGAAAATTCTCTATGGCAAGAAGTATTACACAAATCACTCCTAGCCCCACTACCCAGCCAAGAACTATATTTACTAATCCACCCATCTAAATCACCATCTTCATATTCAACATCATAAAATACCTTTATTTATATTACCTTTCTCTAAGACTATTATCTATTCCTCTTGTAAGTGGCTCTGTGAAGAAATCTATCACTCTTCTGGTACCAGTCTTAACCTCTGCCACTACTGCCACTCCAGGCACTATCTTATAGTCCTCGCCATCTTTGTGTAAGGTATTATCATTTAAGGAAACTATTAGCTTATATACTACACTCAACCTATCATCTTCAATTGGAGCTGCTATTCGATATCTGGTTGCTAACACTCTTGGAAATATTACAAGAATGACCATTGCAAACGGTCTAACACCTATAACTGATTTGGGGATAGATATGCTGGATGAGTTCGTACTTTCAGGATTAATAAAAGGATGGACACCAAAGATATTTTTCTACGATCTATCTAAACTAGAAAAATCATTACATCATATTTGATAATTAAATAAGTTATACTGTGCCTAAGCTTACACTAAATGCTTTACTTGGTTTTAGTCCAGTCATAGCTATCACTTTTAATTGAATCAAAATCTAGCATTAGCTTATTAAAAAAGCTTATTTTAAAATCGGAAGAAGTTTATAAGAGTTTTCTATTTAAAAAGACCTACTAAAACAACATAAATTAGAATTATAATAGCTCCTATTGCTCCACAAACAGCTACTAAAAATAATGTATATAAAGTATCACTGAAGATTTTAGAAAAAATGCTATCAGGATTTTTACTTTTTATTGAATGAAAAAAATTTCTTATTTTATTCATAATTAATTCCTATAAGTTTTATAATATCTATAAATTTAGAGTTAAAATCAACTCTGCTTAAATCATATTAAATACTACTTAATTTTGCAAGAAAAGATGCTTCATCAAACTCTTTCTTATCAAATTTTATATAAATTGCCGCTTCTTCTAAATTAATATTTGACTCATATATTCCAACTTCTTTTGAAAGAATACCTTCTAACTCTTCTTTTTTTTGCTCTCCAGAGATATTCATATGATATATTTTCGAATTAAGGTATTGGATATCTCCCATTGTAAGAGAAACTATAAACCACAATATGCCAAAAATAGTACAAAATATTAACACTCCTGCAATATTATAAAGCTCAAAAACGACTCCTCCTAAACTACCTCCTATAAAAATACCAAAGAACTGGGCACTGGAGAAAATACCCATAGCAGTCCCCTTAGTTCCAACAGGTGCTGTTTTTGAAATGACTGATGGAAGAGTTGCTTCTAGAAATGAGAAAGATGCAAAAAATAAAGTTAAAAGCACACCCATTATAACAACATGTTGAAACTCAAATAAAACTCCTAATACACAAAGTGTTAAAATAATAATTGCTACTATAAAAAGTAATTTTATTTTGCGTTTAACTTCACCAATAATTATAAATGGGAATACTAATCCAAAGGATATTACTAGAACTGGTAAATAAAACAACCACTGATAATCAGGTGCTATTTCTATTCTGTTGGTCAAGATAATTGGAATCACAATAAAAAGTGCCGTCAAAATTGCATGCAAAGCAAAAATTCCAAAGTTCAAACGTAAAAGTTCTTTATGAAAAATCACACTTTTAATCAAATGAAAAACTGGTTTAGCTTCATGATGAAAACTTGGTACTCGAGGTGTTGGAATTTTCAAAAGCATAATGATACCAACCACTCCCATAATAGCTGTTACCCAAAATATGCCAGATAATCCTATAATACTATTTAAAATAGGACTTATCATCATAGCAACCATAAATGACAAGCCTATACTCATTCCAATAATAGACATCGCCTTAAGTCTATTTTCCTCTTTTGTAATATCAGCTATCAATGCTGTTAAAGTACTCCCTATTGCTCCTGCTCCTTGAAGTGCTCGCCCTATTATGATTCCATATATATTAGTAGAACATGCCGCTATTATACTACCCAGTATAAATAGCAATAAGCCAAATAGTATAATCTTTTTACGACCTATATAGTCAGATGCTATCCCTAACACTAGTTGAAGAGACGCCTGTGTTAAACCATAAATTCCTAAGGCTAAACTAATAAGAAAAGGAGTAGCATCTTTTAGATGATCTACATACAAGCTAAAGATTGGAAAAATTATAAATAACCCAATCATTCTAAAACTATATATAAGAGAGATATAAAAAGTAGATTGAAATTCTTTAGAATACATTATTTTAAATTAAAATTTAGAATTCCTAAAAGTTTAATCAAAAAAAATCTAGAATTAAAGAAATTGCTTTTAATTAATAACAAATAAATCACTTATTGGCAAATATCTTTATAACTAACCCATTGACAAACAAATGACAGTAATAACCCAAACTGAAGTTAAAAAAACTTTTTTAGACCATACTTGCTCATCTTCAAGATTCATAGCTTTTATTGAAATAACCAACCAAAAAATTGCTACAAACATTGTTATGATAAAAGAAATTATATCTGCAGTTCCAATGATAAATGGTAAAGCACAAGATAATATAAACAATACCATATAAACTAGTATCATTTTTTTAGTAATCTCTAGGCCTTTAACAATCACTAATAGAGGTATTCCAACTCTTTTGTAGTCTTTCATATGTCTAATAGAAATCGCATAAGAATGTGGTATTTGCCAAAAAAATAATATTAAAAATAGTGATAAAGCATTTAAATCAAGCTGACTTGTTAATGCCGTATACCCAGCTACAGGGGGAATAGCCCCTGATATACCTCCCAATAAAGTCGCATGCACAGAGTACCGTTTCATAATAGTATAAACTACAACATACACAACAAACCCTACAAGAATTATCCATAGCGTCAAAGGGTTAACCAAATAATATAAAACTATACTACCCGCCGTTAACAAAATCATTCCATAAATAATAGCTGAAAATGTAGAAATCTGACCTGTCACTAATGGACGATTCTTAGTTCTTGTCATTTCAGCATCAATATCTTGATCTATACAGTTATTGAAAACACAACCAGAACCTATCATTAAGGCAACACCAATCATAACATAAAGATATAAACTAAGATGCTCAAAGCCAATATGCCTATGCGTAGCTAATAAAAAGCCACCTGTTAAGGTAATCAAATTACCAAAGATAATCCCTGGCTTTGCTAATTGAAGATATTTTTTAAAAGACATAGAAAAAAGTAGCGATCAATTTTAATTACATCATCATGTCATAAAGGTCAAACATGATCCACATAGTACCAACTATTATTATTACAACTACAATAAGCGCAAAAACAGCACTCACTAGGTTCCAACGAGCCTTTGAATCAGTACTTAAATGTAAGAAAAATATCAGCTGCACAAATAATTGTATTAAAGCCAGTATAGCTATTGCTACACATAAGCCCATAGGAGATAAAACTTTAAATCCAACCAATGCAAATGCTATAGTTGTAATTACTATAGAAAGTACAAAACCAGTTATATAACTTTTATGAGTACCATATGCTGCACCTGTATCATGATCATATAAATGTTCTTTAGCCATATTATATCGCTCCTAACAAGTAAACTATTGAGAATACAAATATCCATACGATATCTAAGAAATGCCAAAATAAGCCTAAGTAAGTAAGCTTTGTTTTCGCCATTGGTGTCATACCATATTTTTTAAGCTGAAAAATCATGCTTATTATCCATAGAAG
This portion of the Pseudofrancisella aestuarii genome encodes:
- a CDS encoding DNA translocase FtsK; translation: MTNTADDEGGNNQGSDESSEDPLYNEAVEIVIKTQKASISAVQRKLKIGYNRSARLMEEMEENGVVSEMNSNGMRDVLIKRES
- the lolA gene encoding outer membrane lipoprotein chaperone LolA, with protein sequence MKKIVILILLIFSINIGLAQSSTESLIYKIQNIHSMSANFSQTLIDGQNNSNITSQGSMFLEKPSFFNWTTTSPNNQEIISNGKSLWFYDADLEQLVIKNLSNDIAQAPYLILLSKNSENLDTLFKVKANKDNSYTLKPKDNDSIINNIKIKFDDNDNLRSLDISTSLHQYTKIEFSNVETNIEISKDKFKFSAPKGTDIINETKN
- a CDS encoding CBU_0585 family protein encodes the protein MNKILFKMLHLFDNKKNRQYVSDADILLTEFDKNNPQKSASQKKEILKHRNIHKREPRKETSFLDN
- a CDS encoding potassium transporter TrkG produces the protein MGLSQKPKIIGVFLMFLSITMLTPIGIDYIYDEGNSTPYITSFLLTFTSGFICWFIARKSTKKLTNRDGFIIVALVWLIVTIFGAIPYMMFPDLGLPFTKAVFESTSGFTTTGGTVIVGLDNLSHSILFYRQQTEFLGGMGIIVLSVAILPLLGVGGMQLYKAEISGQWKDEKLAPKISSTAKALWFVYILFTILCFFSYLIVGLDPFDAICYTFSTVSTGGFAPSDASMTDKSNGVLLVCMIFLFLGATSFKAHFIALTRFKISHYFKNVEFKAYCYYLFFAAFIVAITLIANTNDISQIPKIIWNSAFQVIAISSSSGFVSDTNYYLWPSFLPVMLMFLAIIGGCGGSTAGGLKMIRAILFKEKAVLEAKRVIHPQGVFSVKLGDIHISEQALNRVSGYISVYVIIFAVGWLALIGCGLDMATSFSTIATTLSNVGPGLGDIGSNFSKLTDNALWICNFAMIAGRLEIFTLLVLFIPEFWRK
- a CDS encoding FTL_1709 family lipoprotein yields the protein MKLSSKKNILLALLFLSGCTATNPNLESTVDIKDLGHGYEKTIKQAYKVYGFKQVPSDIDNIASGDPTPFDVDLYIADNKGCKFIYMKTPSDQSSISETGSFTAYLLDKSLIKIQCDGKYSNIDYKANIRVSNHKYKIVGNLSYLAEASVF
- a CDS encoding ProQ/FINO family protein — protein: MSEGRNKLNDFSLLQSLLGGSSKIEEKTSRMRQARDKNISKAKDVKREQIKSPKKNAEISKSEDFIRIPQYGHRISNNVIKELQNPSLNDVEELVISIDVEKERQKEEARLFKWLCTRFPNCFGPINKKPLKIGISEDIELIYQNEHFAPIDKMVLRNVLRRYVGDTRYHKAVFELKQRFNLQGQPVEDYAPEHIEYSKRRVDEIAEKAEFRAKGLSMKDYYEHKKQQNQEDVNTENE
- a CDS encoding MFS transporter, with the protein product MYSKEFQSTFYISLIYSFRMIGLFIIFPIFSLYVDHLKDATPFLISLALGIYGLTQASLQLVLGIASDYIGRKKIILFGLLLFILGSIIAACSTNIYGIIIGRALQGAGAIGSTLTALIADITKEENRLKAMSIIGMSIGLSFMVAMMISPILNSIIGLSGIFWVTAIMGVVGIIMLLKIPTPRVPSFHHEAKPVFHLIKSVIFHKELLRLNFGIFALHAILTALFIVIPIILTNRIEIAPDYQWLFYLPVLVISFGLVFPFIIIGEVKRKIKLLFIVAIIILTLCVLGVLFEFQHVVIMGVLLTLFFASFSFLEATLPSVISKTAPVGTKGTAMGIFSSAQFFGIFIGGSLGGVVFELYNIAGVLIFCTIFGILWFIVSLTMGDIQYLNSKIYHMNISGEQKKEELEGILSKEVGIYESNINLEEAAIYIKFDKKEFDEASFLAKLSSI
- the cyoE gene encoding heme o synthase, whose translation is MSFKKYLQLAKPGIIFGNLITLTGGFLLATHRHIGFEHLSLYLYVMIGVALMIGSGCVFNNCIDQDIDAEMTRTKNRPLVTGQISTFSAIIYGMILLTAGSIVLYYLVNPLTLWIILVGFVVYVVVYTIMKRYSVHATLLGGISGAIPPVAGYTALTSQLDLNALSLFLILFFWQIPHSYAISIRHMKDYKRVGIPLLVIVKGLEITKKMILVYMVLFILSCALPFIIGTADIISFIITMFVAIFWLVISIKAMNLEDEQVWSKKVFLTSVWVITVICLSMG
- the cyoD gene encoding cytochrome o ubiquinol oxidase subunit IV; the encoded protein is MAKEHLYDHDTGAAYGTHKSYITGFVLSIVITTIAFALVGFKVLSPMGLCVAIAILALIQLFVQLIFFLHLSTDSKARWNLVSAVFALIVVVIIIVGTMWIMFDLYDMMM